The Neospora caninum Liverpool complete genome, chromosome X genome includes a region encoding these proteins:
- a CDS encoding putative 2-methylbutyryl-CoA dehydrogenase gives MDDEGSIGAEIIEGLFKQGYLGMEIDEKYGGSGMPFFNSLVVIEELSKVDPSVAALVDIHNTLINRALTLYGTDEQKEKYLPQLASSMLGSFCLSESESGSDAFALKATARRSENGDAWVLNGSKQWISTAREAGLFVVFASYDLDQGYRGITAFLVEAGTAGLDVGPPLEKLGIKASSTCEVVLNDVQACMHVAIMTLKNADKIQGFFYIQVHDSCVLGEVGEGYKIAIRLLNEGRIGIAAQMLGLAKGAFEMAMTYMHDRQQFGKRIADFQGVRFEYAKLATEIEAAALLTYNAALLREAGEPFAKQAAMAKLKASQVAQSVTGACIDFVGGNGFTKEFGLAKLFRDSKIGTIYEGTSNMQLETIAKVLQREFSGVA, from the exons ATGGACGACGAAGGCTCCATTGGCGCGGAGATCATTGAGGGACTCTTCAAGCAAg GTTACTTAGGAATGGAAATCGACGAGAAATACGGAGGCAGTGGAATGCCGTTTTTCAACTCCCTCGTCGTCATTGAAGAACTCTCAAAAGTTGACCCTTCTGTCGCTGCTCTTGTCGACATCCAC AATACGCTTATAAACCGCGCGCTCACGCTCTATGGCACTGacgagcagaaagaaaagtACCTGCCGCAACTCGCCTCCA GCATGCTCGGTTCCTTTTGCCtgagcgagagcgagagtgGAAGCGACGCTTTCGCCCTCAAAGCGACAGCTCGCCGCTCAGAGAATGGCGATGCGTGGGTTTTGAACGGCTCCAAGCAGTGGATTTCCACCGCTCGTGAAGCGggtctcttcgtcgtcttcgccagCTACGACCTCGATCAG GGTTACCGCGGCATTACGGCCTTCCTGGTTGAGGCGGGGACAGCAGGGCTGGACGTGGGGCCTCCGCTGGAGAAGCTCGGAATCAAAGCGTCTTCCACATGCGAAGTGGTTCTCAACGATGTCCAG gcgtgcatgcacgtcgcAATCATGACTCTAAAGAATGCGGACAAGATTCAGGGTTTTTTTTACATTCAGGTCCATGACAGCTGCGTGCTTGGAGAGGTCGGCGAAGGGTACAAAATCGCCATCCGACTCTTGAACGAAGGTCGCATTG GCATTGCGGCGCAAATGCTGGGGCTTGCAAAGGGAGCATTCGAAATGGCCATGACTTACATGCATGATCGGCAGCAGTTCGGCAAGCGCATCGCCGATTTCCAGGGAGTTCGATTTGAATATGCCAAG CTTGCCACGGAGATCGAAGCTGCGGCGCTCCTCACCTACAACGCGGCGCTGCTGAGGGAGGCTGGCGAGCCTTTTGCGAAGCAGGCGGCGATGGCCAAGCTGAAGGCTTCTCAAGTTGCTCAGAGCGTCacgggtgcatgcatcgatTTCGTCGGCGGAAACGGATTCACGAAGGAATTTGGCCTCGCGAAACTCTTCCGGGACAGCAAAATTGGGACGATCTACGAAGGCACCTCCAACATGCAGCTGGAGACCATCGCAAAGGTTCTCCAAAGAGAGTTCTCAGGCGTTGCCTGA
- a CDS encoding putative GTP-binding protein, with translation MGGTDFIIGCVGKPSAGKSTFFNAATEGSNAKVGNFPFTTINPNEGIGFFLTDCPCTKNPECQCNPRYGRCLQGRRYVPVKLLDVAGLIPGAHEGRGLGNKFLDDLRHADVLMHVIDVSGTTNEKGETTIGYDASQDHAWLMEEMQLWIFNNLWSRWASIARRQRATGSSLVLTFSQQFSGYGAQQPLIEAVLRTFDERVRKCPVVPATEPTRHDGDWEPHNLGNDLTVWDKERVMELVKTFVELRFPFVLVLNKCDVGGDADRNVMKISEKFANQPLVMCSALAECFLQKMKQQKYVLYEEGDATFYTRADADDKFCMMDEATREKARKLKPMDEKNAARLEKIKDMVIYRYGSTGVHEVCARPTISFSGTIRRHVPATRNARLN, from the exons ATGGGAGGCACCGACTTCATCATCGGCTGCGTCGGGAAACCGTCGGCAG GCAAGTCGACGTTTTTCAATGCCGCAACGGAGGGATCGAATGCGAAAGTCGGGAACTTCCCCTTCACCACCATCAACCCCAACGAGGGGATCGGTTTCTTCCTTACAGACTGCCCGTGCACGAA GAACCCCGAATGCCAGTGTAATCCCCGCTACGGCCGCTGTCTCCAAGGCCGGAGGTACGTCCCCGTGAAGCTCCTGGACGTCGCGGGTCTGATTCCTGGCGCGCATGAGGGCCGCGGCCTGGGAAACAAATTCCTCGACGACCTCCGCCACGCAGATGTCCTCATGCACGTCATCGATGTCTCGGGAACGACAAACGAGAAG gGCGAGACGACGATCGGCTACGACGCCAGCCAGGACCACGCGTGGCTGATGGAGGAAATGCAGCTCTGGATTTTCAACAACTTGTGGAGTCGCTGGGCCTCGATCGCCCGACGGCAAAGAGCGACTGGCAG CTCCTTGGTGCTCACTTTCAGCCAGCAGTTTAGCGGGTACGGCGCTCAGCAGCCGCTGATCGAAGCGGTGCTGCGGACCTTCGACGAGCGCGTGAGGAAATGCCCTGTTGTGCCTGCGACTGAGCCGACCCGGCACGACGGCGACTGGGAACCGCACAATCTCGGCAACGACTTGACGGTGTGGGACAAAGAGCGCGTCATGGAACTG GTTAAGACATTCGTCGAGCTCCGATTTCCCTTTGTCCTGGTCCTGAATAAATGCGACGTG GGAGGAGATGCCGACAGGAATGTGATGAAGATCTCTGAGAAGTTTGCGAACCAGCCGCTAGTCATGTGCAGCGCCTTGGCCGAGTGCTTTCTCCAAAAAATGAAACAGCAG AAATACGTCCTCTATGAGGAAGGAGATGCGACGTTTTACACTCGAGCAGACGCGGATGACAAATTCTGCATGATGGACGAGGccacgcgcgagaaggcacgAAAGCTGAAACCCATGGACGAGAAAAATGCTGCGCGCCTGGAGAAGATCAAAGACATGGTCATTTACCGATACGGCTCCACTGGCGTCCACGAAGTATGTGCTCGCCCCACAATTTCCTTCTCCGGCACCATCCGCAGACATGTTCCCGCAACACGCAACGCGCGTCTAAATTGA